A DNA window from Microcystis aeruginosa NIES-843 contains the following coding sequences:
- a CDS encoding DUF2442 domain-containing protein produces the protein MTVEPAAIRAWAEERMIYVELSDGRIIGFPGDRFRILKQATNEQLAAVKVEVNGYALRWEELDEDITVPGIVAGHFQLPPF, from the coding sequence ATGACTGTTGAGCCTGCCGCCATTCGAGCCTGGGCAGAAGAACGCATGATATACGTTGAACTCAGTGATGGACGTATTATCGGTTTTCCTGGCGATCGCTTCCGTATTTTGAAACAAGCAACGAATGAGCAATTGGCGGCGGTTAAGGTTGAGGTAAATGGCTATGCTCTACGGTGGGAAGAATTGGATGAGGATATTACCGTTCCTGGAATTGTCGCTGGTCATTTTCAGTTACCGCCTTTCTAA
- a CDS encoding DUF4160 domain-containing protein, translated as MPTVIRIGHFRFHFYSDEGSEPLHIHVRSPDGECKFWLEPIIILASNRGIPSHELREVERLVYKNQDLLRSAYRDFHKH; from the coding sequence ATGCCAACGGTCATTAGAATTGGACATTTTCGGTTTCACTTCTATTCCGATGAAGGTTCCGAACCGCTACATATTCATGTACGTTCTCCTGATGGTGAATGTAAATTTTGGCTTGAACCGATAATCATTTTAGCTTCCAATCGTGGTATTCCTTCCCATGAGCTACGGGAAGTAGAGAGGCTAGTTTATAAAAATCAAGACCTTTTAAGGAGTGCTTATCGTGATTTCCACAAACATTAA
- a CDS encoding ISL3-like element ISMae36 family transposase has translation MILDKFLNLKGTCIQGYLHLENIGIVCRIESKNQKATCPRCGLESDKLHQNHRHLVKDLPISGQPVYLQVNRRQFKCDNCQRPFSEELDFVAKKRTYTKRLAANILEQLKEGDILNVSRINDVTEEEIQRMIEDIAEEITEPDLSELKRLGIDEIALVKGQKNYCAVLVNLDTGKLIAILEKRTQEELRETLTGWGKEVLEQIEEVSIDLWLPYKNLVKELMPSAEVVADRFHVMKQINQELDEQRRAEKRAVEAQKNKKQKAEKEAKLEVLKRSKYSLLKNEEDLTEPQKIKLEAIKEKFPNLKKMQELKEEFRKIYETSENPTEGMLSISEWLAKSSSVFTKSCQTIRNWFGEIISYFERRTTNGVVEGINNKLKLIKRRGYGFRNFRNFWVRSMLSWHLVC, from the coding sequence ATGATACTTGACAAATTTTTGAACCTAAAAGGAACCTGTATTCAAGGCTATCTACACCTAGAAAATATCGGTATAGTTTGCCGAATCGAATCGAAAAATCAAAAAGCAACCTGTCCTCGTTGTGGGTTAGAGAGCGATAAACTCCACCAAAATCATCGACATTTAGTCAAAGATTTACCAATCTCAGGTCAACCAGTATACCTACAAGTTAATCGTCGTCAATTTAAGTGCGATAATTGTCAGAGACCCTTTAGCGAAGAGTTAGATTTTGTCGCCAAGAAACGAACCTATACGAAAAGACTAGCCGCAAATATACTCGAACAATTAAAAGAAGGAGATATTTTAAATGTTAGTCGAATAAATGACGTAACGGAAGAAGAGATTCAAAGAATGATAGAGGACATCGCCGAAGAAATTACAGAGCCAGACCTATCGGAATTAAAAAGACTAGGAATTGATGAAATCGCTCTAGTCAAAGGACAAAAAAATTACTGTGCGGTTTTAGTAAATTTAGATACGGGAAAACTAATAGCTATTCTAGAGAAGCGAACACAAGAAGAGTTGAGAGAAACGCTTACGGGCTGGGGAAAAGAGGTGTTAGAGCAAATTGAAGAAGTGAGCATAGACCTTTGGTTGCCTTATAAAAATTTGGTGAAAGAATTGATGCCATCGGCCGAAGTAGTCGCCGATAGATTCCATGTAATGAAACAAATTAATCAAGAGTTAGACGAACAGAGAAGAGCAGAAAAAAGAGCCGTAGAAGCGCAGAAAAATAAAAAACAGAAAGCAGAAAAAGAAGCCAAGCTAGAAGTTTTAAAGCGAAGTAAATATAGCCTGTTAAAAAATGAAGAAGATTTAACGGAACCCCAAAAAATTAAACTAGAAGCTATCAAAGAAAAATTCCCAAATTTGAAAAAGATGCAGGAATTAAAGGAAGAATTTAGAAAGATTTATGAAACCTCAGAGAATCCGACAGAGGGAATGCTATCCATCTCGGAATGGTTGGCAAAATCCTCCAGTGTTTTTACCAAGAGTTGTCAAACAATCCGAAACTGGTTTGGAGAAATAATTAGTTATTTCGAGCGAAGGACAACGAATGGGGTGGTCGAAGGAATCAACAATAAACTTAAACTAATAAAACGGAGAGGCTATGGCTTTAGAAACTTTCGGAATTTTTGGGTTAGAAGTATGTTATCTTGGCATCTTGTATGTTGA
- the murJ gene encoding murein biosynthesis integral membrane protein MurJ: MSVGKWVLYIPVKLNLPTRDRFSTGTQKRVESINAVVFFRGVIITKKATRSLAGIAGIVAVATLISKVFGLVREQVIAAAYGVGPVVNAYAFAYVIPGFLLILLGGINGPFHSALVSVLAKRDKSESAPIVETITTLVSAILLAVTVFLIVFANIFIDVLAPGLDAATRSMAIQQLQIMAPMAVLAGLIGIGFGTLNAADQYWLPSLSPLFSSVAVIIGVGLLAWFLGDRIDNPQYIQLGGFVLAGGTLVGALWQWLAQVGAQVKAGLGKLTFRWDWRIPGVSEVLRVMIPATLSSGMLHINVYTDLFFASFIENAAASMRYASFIVLTPLGIMSNMILVPFMPIFSRLTEPENWGELKQRIRQGLLLTALTMLPFTAIFIALAFPVVRVIYQRGAFNLAASEQVVPVLMAYGFGMFFYLGRDVLVRVFYALGDGDTPFKVSMVNIFLNGVLDFLLYKPFGTPGIVLATVGVNIISMGIFTVILNRRLGGLPLGEWGLSLLGLTVITMLSGVASWGASWGWEKVFGAGNIFLQLLQLGFASTVAVGLFLLGAMLLKLPELDLLISRVRQKFLKKS, from the coding sequence ATGTCTGTGGGGAAATGGGTGTTATACATTCCAGTCAAATTAAATTTGCCAACTAGAGATCGCTTTTCTACGGGAACACAGAAACGGGTAGAATCGATCAATGCAGTTGTTTTCTTTCGAGGTGTCATCATTACTAAGAAAGCTACCCGTTCCTTAGCCGGTATTGCCGGAATTGTCGCCGTTGCCACCTTAATCAGTAAGGTTTTTGGTTTAGTCCGCGAACAGGTAATCGCCGCTGCCTACGGTGTCGGGCCGGTGGTGAACGCCTACGCTTTTGCCTACGTTATCCCCGGTTTTCTGTTAATTCTCCTCGGTGGCATTAACGGCCCCTTTCATAGCGCTTTGGTCAGTGTTTTGGCCAAAAGAGATAAATCCGAGTCCGCGCCGATTGTCGAGACTATTACCACCCTAGTCAGCGCGATTTTATTAGCTGTCACCGTCTTTTTAATCGTTTTTGCCAATATTTTTATCGATGTTCTCGCTCCCGGTTTAGATGCCGCCACCCGCAGCATGGCCATTCAACAACTGCAAATTATGGCCCCCATGGCGGTTTTAGCCGGTTTAATCGGTATCGGTTTCGGTACTCTCAATGCGGCGGACCAATACTGGCTACCGAGTCTCAGTCCGCTTTTTTCCAGTGTGGCGGTGATTATCGGGGTGGGTTTGCTGGCCTGGTTCCTTGGCGATCGCATTGATAATCCCCAATATATTCAACTAGGGGGTTTTGTCCTCGCCGGCGGTACTCTCGTCGGGGCACTCTGGCAATGGTTAGCACAAGTGGGCGCACAAGTCAAGGCAGGTTTAGGAAAATTAACATTTCGCTGGGATTGGCGGATTCCGGGGGTGTCGGAGGTGTTGCGGGTGATGATTCCGGCGACCTTATCTTCGGGAATGTTGCATATTAACGTTTATACTGACCTCTTTTTCGCTTCTTTTATCGAAAATGCCGCCGCTTCCATGCGTTACGCCAGTTTTATCGTTCTCACGCCCTTGGGCATCATGTCTAACATGATTCTCGTGCCGTTTATGCCGATATTTTCTCGACTGACGGAACCGGAAAATTGGGGAGAATTGAAGCAAAGAATCCGTCAGGGTTTATTATTGACGGCTTTAACCATGTTACCCTTCACCGCTATCTTTATCGCCCTCGCTTTCCCGGTAGTGCGAGTTATCTATCAACGGGGTGCCTTTAATCTGGCTGCCTCGGAACAGGTGGTTCCCGTATTAATGGCCTACGGTTTCGGGATGTTTTTCTATCTCGGCCGCGATGTTTTAGTACGAGTGTTCTATGCTTTGGGTGATGGTGACACTCCCTTTAAGGTGAGTATGGTGAATATTTTTCTCAATGGTGTCCTTGATTTCCTCTTGTATAAACCCTTTGGTACTCCGGGGATTGTTTTAGCAACCGTGGGGGTTAATATCATTTCTATGGGCATTTTTACGGTAATTTTAAATCGTCGTTTAGGGGGTTTACCTCTAGGAGAATGGGGTTTATCCTTATTGGGATTAACGGTAATTACAATGCTTTCTGGTGTTGCTAGTTGGGGAGCTAGTTGGGGATGGGAAAAGGTTTTTGGTGCTGGTAATATTTTCTTACAATTGTTACAGTTGGGTTTTGCTTCGACCGTAGCGGTGGGTTTATTCCTCCTCGGTGCGATGTTATTGAAGTTACCTGAATTAGACCTGTTAATCTCGCGAGTTCGTCAGAAGTTCTTGAAAAAATCTTAG
- the hisS gene encoding histidine--tRNA ligase, with product MGEIQAIRGTKDILPAEVGYWQWLEETASRILGTALYQEIRTPIFEQTQLFERGIGEATDVVGKEMYTFLDRRQRSLTLRPEGTAGVVRAYIEHKLQAAGGVQRLWYKGPMFRYERPQAGRQRQFHQIGVELLGSDDPRADVEVITLASEILKAVGLENLKLDINSLGNAQDRQNYRQALLDYLTPYKADLDADSQQRLEKNPLRILDSKDEKTKIICENVPSILEHLGSDSQKHFERVQSLLTDLGVIYNLNPCLVRGLDYYTHTAFEIQSDDLGAQATVCGGGRYDGLIAQLGGLDTPAVGWAIGLERLIILLQQKQSLSFLVPDFYLVSKGEKAEARSVVLAQQLRGLGFSVELDLSGSAFGKQFKRADRAKAVGCIILGDAEAENGTVQLKWMATQEQISLTQADLLTQAGELKAQISRHKS from the coding sequence ATGGGCGAAATCCAGGCAATCCGAGGCACAAAAGATATTTTACCGGCGGAGGTCGGTTACTGGCAGTGGTTAGAGGAAACTGCCAGCAGAATTTTAGGGACTGCGCTGTATCAAGAGATACGAACTCCCATTTTTGAACAGACGCAACTTTTTGAACGGGGTATCGGGGAAGCGACGGACGTGGTGGGTAAAGAAATGTACACTTTCCTCGATCGCCGTCAACGTTCCCTGACTTTGCGACCGGAGGGAACGGCTGGGGTCGTTCGCGCCTATATTGAACACAAATTACAGGCCGCTGGAGGAGTACAAAGACTCTGGTATAAGGGGCCGATGTTTCGTTATGAACGTCCGCAAGCGGGTAGGCAGCGACAGTTTCATCAAATTGGGGTCGAATTGTTGGGAAGTGATGACCCTAGGGCCGATGTGGAAGTAATTACCCTTGCCAGCGAGATATTAAAAGCTGTGGGGCTAGAAAACCTAAAATTAGATATTAATTCCCTGGGAAATGCCCAAGATAGGCAAAATTATCGTCAGGCCTTGCTAGATTATTTGACTCCCTACAAAGCTGATTTAGACGCAGATTCTCAACAGAGATTAGAAAAAAATCCCCTGCGAATTTTGGATAGTAAGGACGAAAAAACCAAGATTATCTGTGAGAATGTCCCCAGTATTCTTGAACATCTCGGCAGTGATTCTCAAAAGCATTTTGAACGGGTGCAATCTTTACTAACTGATTTGGGAGTTATCTATAATCTTAATCCCTGTTTAGTGCGCGGATTGGACTATTACACCCATACGGCCTTTGAAATTCAGTCCGATGATTTAGGCGCTCAAGCCACGGTTTGCGGTGGTGGTCGTTATGATGGTTTAATAGCTCAATTAGGCGGTCTAGACACGCCGGCAGTGGGTTGGGCGATCGGTTTAGAACGTCTGATTATATTATTACAACAAAAGCAATCTTTATCTTTTTTGGTTCCCGATTTTTATCTTGTCTCCAAAGGAGAAAAAGCTGAGGCACGCAGTGTGGTGTTAGCGCAACAATTACGCGGATTGGGGTTTAGCGTCGAGTTAGACTTAAGCGGCAGCGCTTTCGGGAAACAATTTAAACGGGCCGATCGAGCTAAGGCCGTGGGCTGTATAATTTTGGGGGATGCTGAGGCTGAAAATGGCACGGTACAACTGAAATGGATGGCCACCCAAGAACAAATTAGTCTAACCCAAGCGGATTTACTGACACAAGCAGGGGAATTAAAAGCGCAAATCTCTCGGCACAAATCCTAA
- a CDS encoding heavy metal translocating P-type ATPase, producing MIQSISSSWLSEYSSAVAAGICAILVFFGWLCLHFNLIGPAFLLLAIAYVVGGYESTQAGLTTLWEEKELDVDLLMIVAALGAAILGLWDSNYYLIIDGAVLILIFAISGALEQIAMAKTDRNIRSLMAMTPDTARLITGDREKEVPIKQLRIGDTVLVKPGELIPIDGIIMEGNSPINQAPITGESLPVDKTIGEEVFAGTLNGAGVLRLQVETPPESRLIERVIRLVEKAQNESPPSQQFIEGFERGYAKIIVILGLIFGILPPFFWGWTWETTIYRALIFLVVASPCALMASIMPALLSGIANGAKQGILFKNGARLEMIGRIRAIAFDKTGTLTLGKLQVVEIIPIHAVSENEVLAVAASLESCSEHPIGSAITATARERGINFFSANQVQAVSGRGITGKIADKSVSVGNFAYIRDHISDLDQNILAIRERLQKEGRTLVWVVQENQIIGAIAVADTLRESAVNLVKQLKKIGIEHIVLITGDNQQSADKVAEKLGIEEVYADLLPEDKLTVIQNLQEKYHTVAMVGDGINDAPALAMANVGIAMGKAGSDVALETADIILMSDNLAKIPSAINLGRRANRIVKQNITFALAFIGILLIANFAGDITLPLGVIGHEGSTVLVTLSGLRLFK from the coding sequence ATGATTCAGAGTATCTCGTCCTCTTGGTTGTCTGAGTATTCCTCGGCAGTTGCCGCAGGAATTTGCGCTATTTTAGTCTTTTTTGGTTGGTTATGCCTACACTTTAATCTGATCGGCCCAGCTTTCCTCCTACTAGCGATCGCCTATGTGGTGGGAGGATACGAGAGTACCCAAGCAGGATTGACGACTTTATGGGAGGAAAAAGAACTGGATGTGGACCTGTTAATGATTGTAGCGGCCTTGGGGGCGGCGATTTTGGGACTCTGGGACAGTAATTACTATCTCATCATCGATGGAGCCGTTTTAATCCTGATTTTCGCCATTAGTGGTGCTTTAGAACAGATTGCCATGGCGAAAACCGATCGCAATATTCGTTCTCTCATGGCCATGACCCCCGATACTGCTAGATTAATCACGGGAGACAGGGAAAAAGAGGTTCCTATCAAGCAATTACGGATCGGTGACACAGTTTTGGTCAAACCGGGTGAATTAATCCCCATTGACGGCATTATTATGGAGGGAAACAGTCCCATTAATCAAGCGCCAATTACGGGAGAATCGCTTCCCGTGGATAAAACCATCGGTGAAGAAGTCTTTGCGGGAACTCTCAACGGTGCAGGAGTGCTACGTTTACAGGTGGAAACTCCCCCCGAAAGTCGCTTAATTGAGAGGGTGATTCGTTTGGTAGAAAAAGCGCAAAATGAATCCCCTCCCTCCCAACAGTTTATCGAAGGTTTCGAGCGGGGTTATGCGAAAATTATCGTGATTTTGGGCTTAATTTTCGGGATTTTACCGCCTTTTTTCTGGGGTTGGACCTGGGAAACCACTATCTATCGGGCCTTAATTTTTCTCGTGGTGGCTTCTCCCTGTGCTTTAATGGCCTCAATTATGCCAGCTTTGTTATCGGGTATCGCTAACGGGGCAAAACAGGGGATTTTATTCAAAAATGGCGCAAGATTGGAGATGATCGGCCGCATACGAGCGATCGCTTTTGATAAAACCGGCACTCTCACCCTTGGTAAGTTGCAAGTGGTGGAAATTATCCCTATCCATGCAGTCAGTGAAAATGAGGTGTTAGCGGTGGCTGCATCCCTAGAATCCTGTTCGGAACATCCCATCGGATCCGCTATTACCGCCACAGCTAGGGAACGTGGTATAAATTTCTTCAGTGCTAATCAGGTACAAGCGGTATCGGGACGGGGTATCACGGGAAAAATTGCCGATAAGTCGGTATCTGTGGGCAATTTTGCCTATATTCGTGACCATATTTCCGATCTTGACCAGAATATTTTAGCTATCCGCGAACGTTTACAAAAAGAAGGCAGAACCCTAGTTTGGGTAGTACAAGAGAATCAGATAATCGGTGCGATTGCCGTTGCCGATACCCTTCGTGAATCGGCAGTTAATCTGGTGAAGCAGCTAAAAAAGATCGGTATCGAACATATCGTTTTAATTACGGGTGATAATCAACAAAGTGCCGATAAAGTTGCTGAAAAACTCGGCATTGAGGAGGTTTACGCTGATTTACTGCCCGAAGATAAGTTAACCGTTATCCAAAATCTACAAGAAAAATATCACACTGTCGCTATGGTGGGGGATGGCATTAATGACGCGCCCGCTTTAGCTATGGCTAATGTGGGGATTGCCATGGGAAAAGCTGGTAGTGATGTCGCTTTGGAAACGGCCGATATTATCCTTATGTCCGATAATTTAGCCAAAATTCCCAGCGCGATTAACCTCGGTCGTCGTGCCAATCGCATCGTTAAACAGAATATCACTTTCGCCCTCGCGTTTATCGGCATATTGCTAATAGCCAATTTTGCCGGTGATATAACTTTACCTCTAGGTGTCATCGGTCATGAAGGATCGACGGTATTAGTGACTCTAAGCGGTTTAAGATTGTTCAAATAG
- a CDS encoding Rpn family recombination-promoting nuclease/putative transposase has protein sequence MKTDTIFYRLFQTFPDLLFELIDFPRELANFYRFSSVEVKQLSFRIDGVFLPERQDLPIYFTEVQFQNDPEFYARFFAEIFLYLKQTQLKNNWRGVVIYPNRRVEKDNIERYRELLQETRVQRIYLEELAESPPDSLGLATLELVSLPEAQVINRGRELIARVRETGVENRPQELLELIETILIYKLPRINRKEIEAMFSLSELRQTRVFQEALEEGRQEGRQEGRQEGRQEGRQEGRQEGRQEGRQEGRQEGRQEGRQEGEIIGKLASVPLLLRAEVNPQEIAASLGLSLEQVLEVARSPGESDR, from the coding sequence ATGAAAACCGACACGATTTTCTACCGACTTTTTCAAACCTTTCCCGATCTTCTGTTTGAGTTAATCGACTTTCCCAGGGAATTAGCCAATTTCTATCGATTTTCCTCCGTAGAGGTGAAACAACTATCCTTTCGCATCGATGGAGTCTTTCTACCAGAACGGCAAGATTTACCAATTTATTTTACCGAAGTTCAGTTTCAGAATGATCCGGAGTTTTATGCGCGTTTTTTCGCCGAAATTTTTCTCTATCTCAAACAGACGCAGTTAAAAAATAATTGGCGCGGGGTGGTGATCTATCCGAATCGAAGGGTGGAAAAGGATAATATAGAGCGATATAGAGAGCTATTACAAGAAACAAGAGTACAAAGGATTTATCTCGAGGAATTAGCCGAGAGTCCACCAGATTCGCTCGGATTAGCGACGCTAGAGTTAGTAAGCTTACCCGAAGCGCAAGTGATCAACCGGGGAAGGGAGTTAATCGCGCGAGTGAGGGAAACGGGGGTAGAAAATCGCCCACAGGAACTTTTAGAATTGATAGAGACGATTTTGATTTACAAGTTGCCGCGGATTAATCGAAAGGAGATAGAAGCTATGTTTAGTTTAAGCGAGTTAAGACAGACGCGTGTGTTTCAGGAGGCCCTAGAGGAAGGTCGCCAAGAAGGTCGCCAAGAAGGTCGTCAAGAAGGTCGCCAAGAAGGTCGTCAAGAAGGTCGCCAAGAAGGTCGCCAAGAAGGTCGCCAAGAAGGTCGCCAAGAAGGTCGCCAAGAAGGTCGCCAAGAAGGGGAAATCATCGGAAAATTGGCTTCTGTTCCCTTATTATTGCGAGCGGAGGTTAATCCCCAAGAAATCGCCGCTTCTCTGGGATTATCTCTCGAACAGGTCTTAGAAGTGGCTCGCTCGCCGGGAGAGAGCGATCGCTAG
- a CDS encoding Rpn family recombination-promoting nuclease/putative transposase codes for MKTDTIFYRLFQTFPDLLFELIDFPSELADFYRFSSVEVKQLSFRIDGVFLPERQDLPIYFTEVQFQNDPEFYARFFAEIFLYLKQTQLKNNWRGVVIYPNRRVEKENIERYRELLQETRVQRIYLEELAESPPDSLGLATLELVSLPEAQVINRGRELIVRVRETGVENRQQELLELIETILIYKLPRINRKEIEAMFSLSELRQTRVFQEALEEGRQEGRQEGRQEGRQEGRQEGRQEGRQEGRQEGRQEGRQEGEIIGKLASVPLLLRAGVNPKEIAASLGLSLEQVLEVARSLGESER; via the coding sequence ATGAAAACCGACACGATTTTCTACCGACTTTTTCAAACCTTTCCCGATCTTCTGTTTGAGTTAATCGACTTTCCCAGCGAATTAGCCGATTTCTATCGATTTTCCTCCGTAGAGGTGAAACAACTATCTTTTCGCATCGATGGAGTCTTTCTACCAGAACGGCAAGATTTACCAATTTATTTTACCGAAGTTCAGTTTCAGAATGATCCGGAGTTTTATGCGCGTTTTTTCGCCGAAATTTTTCTCTATCTCAAACAGACGCAGTTAAAAAACAATTGGCGCGGGGTGGTGATCTATCCGAATCGAAGGGTGGAAAAGGAGAATATAGAGCGATATAGAGAGCTATTACAAGAAACAAGAGTACAAAGGATTTATCTCGAGGAATTAGCCGAGAGTCCACCAGATTCGCTCGGATTAGCGACGCTAGAGTTAGTAAGCTTACCCGAAGCGCAAGTGATCAACCGGGGAAGGGAGTTAATCGTGCGAGTGAGGGAAACGGGGGTAGAAAATCGCCAACAGGAACTTTTAGAATTGATAGAGACGATTTTGATTTACAAGTTGCCGCGGATTAATCGAAAGGAGATAGAAGCTATGTTTAGTTTAAGCGAGTTAAGACAGACGCGTGTGTTTCAGGAGGCCCTAGAGGAAGGTCGCCAAGAAGGTCGCCAAGAAGGTCGCCAAGAAGGTCGCCAAGAAGGTCGCCAAGAAGGTCGCCAAGAAGGTCGTCAAGAAGGTCGCCAAGAAGGTCGCCAAGAAGGTCGCCAAGAAGGGGAAATCATCGGAAAATTGGCTTCTGTTCCCTTATTATTGCGAGCGGGGGTTAATCCCAAGGAAATCGCCGCTTCTCTGGGATTATCTCTCGAACAGGTCTTAGAAGTGGCTCGATCGCTGGGAGAGAGCGAGCGCTAG
- a CDS encoding Rpn family recombination-promoting nuclease/putative transposase: protein MKTDTIFYRLFQTFPDLLFELIDFPRELADFYRFSSVEVKQLSFRIDGVFLPERQDLPIYFTEVQFQNDPEFYARFFAEIFLYLKQTQLKNNWRGVVIYPNRRVEKENIERYRELLQETRVQRIYLEELAESPPDSLGLATLELVSLPEAQVINQVRELIVRVRETGVENRQQELLELIETILIYKLPRINRKEIEAMFSLSELRQTRVFQEALEEGRQEGRQEGRQEGEIIGKLASVPLLLRAGVNPQEIAASLGLSLEQVLEVARSLGESER, encoded by the coding sequence ATGAAAACCGACACGATTTTCTACCGACTTTTTCAAACCTTTCCCGATCTTCTGTTTGAGTTAATCGACTTTCCCAGGGAATTAGCCGATTTCTATCGATTTTCCTCCGTAGAGGTGAAACAACTATCTTTTCGCATCGATGGAGTCTTTCTACCAGAACGGCAAGATTTACCAATTTATTTTACCGAAGTTCAGTTTCAGAATGATCCGGAGTTTTATGCGCGTTTTTTCGCCGAAATTTTTCTCTATCTCAAACAGACGCAGTTAAAAAACAATTGGCGCGGGGTGGTGATCTATCCGAATCGAAGGGTGGAAAAGGAGAATATAGAGCGATATAGAGAGCTATTACAAGAAACAAGAGTACAAAGGATTTATCTCGAGGAATTAGCCGAGAGTCCACCAGATTCGCTCGGATTAGCGACGCTAGAGTTAGTAAGCTTACCCGAAGCGCAAGTGATCAACCAAGTTCGGGAGTTAATCGTGCGAGTGAGGGAAACGGGGGTAGAAAATCGCCAACAGGAACTTTTAGAATTGATAGAGACGATTTTGATTTACAAGTTGCCGCGGATTAATCGAAAGGAGATAGAAGCTATGTTTAGTTTAAGCGAGTTAAGACAGACGCGTGTGTTTCAGGAGGCCCTAGAGGAAGGTCGTCAAGAAGGTCGCCAAGAAGGTCGCCAAGAAGGGGAAATCATCGGAAAATTAGCTTCTGTTCCCTTATTATTGCGAGCGGGGGTTAATCCCCAAGAAATCGCCGCTTCTCTGGGATTATCTCTTGAACAGGTCTTAGAAGTGGCTCGCTCGCTGGGAGAGAGCGAGCGCTAG